A portion of the Gasterosteus aculeatus chromosome 12, fGasAcu3.hap1.1, whole genome shotgun sequence genome contains these proteins:
- the plekha7b gene encoding pleckstrin homology domain-containing family A member 7 isoform X16, which produces MAAPLGRDTLPDHWSYGVCGDGRVFFINDKSHSTTWLHPHTGEPVNSGHMIRSDLPRGWEEGFTDEGASYFINHSLRATSFRHPVTGQISPENTEYTLQDRIEARMSKSAANQRSPSMVTESSKAVTSAAADAHSGTKGCRGAGKVHSFGKRDHAIKRNLNIPVVVRGWLYKQDSSGMRLWKRKWFVLSDYCLFYYKDSREETVLGSIPLPSYVIAPVEPDDHINRKYAFKASHTGMRSYIYNKNSVIGSQAEHCGMRTYFFSADTQEDMNGWIRAMNQAALMQQSHTIKRAAENPKEAAQQTLPQTNHVHVNQNACQSESLSRAEKPPYNGIQLAHREEVRYGLEIEGKPNHSAAERLSPDCVDDATHKKGQPTVIEVALPPEQNGNPVRQRGFVSHVDPEKRVQRKNTLAKVEKWVKVQKGDPPKSAPCAEYDLPRRTPPLKPKACTEADAAYQSLPKSPRLPSGCASPPASCKLPSDYKYAHDRLSHFRMSTDERMATKEGMVWQLYEWQQRQQFRHGSPTAPIYTGPNFTDSSSFRVTGEMPRSISVPPSPCEVPPSVPASFKPLSPRRPHTPSDRRTIRPLDDVAHEDSTRSSSPGHICAHLSQASQIERRSMPAMGYITHTVSAPSLHGKTADDTYIQLKKDLEYLDLKVKLSQLCEQDKILQELEAGIRSLKEDKDKLESVLDVSHQQMEQYRDQPAHAEKIAYQQKLLQEDVVHIRAEISQVSTEMENAWNEYSRLERDVDWLKSALQGQMNRSDLSQQDKVQIRKELWRIEDVIAGLSTSKANYKVTISSLTNPERKFVPSVSASSVPSVPGSPSAVEMRLSQHQQHQQHQQHSPHLSPSGHSAARSSSPSQQPSHHWVDAAISSGLQWGGEDVPPRPPLPQLYNPDEHPPAVPPLPRETTVIRHTSVRGLKRQSDERKRDREVGQFTNGDSKVEFRPFLSDPELMGAGDGASHISIATSGHDGYQTLPSRGVAGSSLRLNQSSGVSSYVTLRRAASAAGMKERPKSALERLYSGDSVQQQRGKMSADEQLERMKRHQKALVRQRKRTLSQGDRHASPSSRTSSSSSRPLSADLGSWKREQEFDLQLLERAVQGEEAQVVRSVQGEETAPEHRERPRSRSDEWLTLRSTTPSSHEVDLEPLDFDLDLNKELSKPQKVLIPERYVDSEPEEPLSPQELEDRHRKVERIKSILAKSSVQNLAPGVTLDKPEVGLVALDSALQEQERIITMSYALASEASLKSKLVTVLPQANIPAPPPPPPPPPPPPLPPLPPVSLAPPSPLSNGIHYTFV; this is translated from the exons CCACAGCCTGAGGGCTACATCATTTCGACACCCTGTGACCGGACAAATATCCCCAGAAAATACGGAATACACACTACAAGACAG GATAGAAGCTCGCATGTCCAAGTCAGCGGCCAATCAGAGATCCCCGAGCATGGTCACAGAGTCCTCTAAGGCTGTGACCTCAGCTGCAGCAGATGCCCACTCAGGGACAAAG GGATGCAGAGGTGCAGGGAAAGTGCACAGTTTTGGCAAGAGGGATCATGCTATTAAAAGGAACCTCAATATCCCAGTGGTGGTGAGAGGCTGGCTCTATAAACAG GACAGCTCCGGAATGCGACTGTGGAAAAGGAAGTGGTTTGTTTTGTCAGACTACTGCTTGTTTTACTACAAAG ACAGCCGAGAGGAGACAGTGCTCGGTAGCATCCCTCTGCCCAGTTATGTCATTGCACCAGTTGAGCCCGATGACCACATAAACCGCAAATACGCTTTCAAG GCGAGCCACACAGGGATGCGCTCCTACATTTACAATAAGAACTCTGTGATTGGCTCTCAGGCAGAACACTGCGGGATGCGGACATATTTCTTTAGTGCGGACACACAGGAGGACATGAATGGCTGGATCCGGGCCATGAACCAGGCTGCGCTGATGCAGCAGAGTCACACTATAAAGAG GGCGGCGGAGAATCCAAAGGAGGCTGCGCAGCAGACTCTCCCACAGACCAACCATGTCCACGTCAACCAGAACGCATGTCAATCAGAAAGCCTTAGCAGGGCGGAAAAACCTCCGTATAATGGTATCCAACTGGCCCATAGGGAGGAGGTGAGGTATGGATTAGAGATCGAAGGGAAACCCAACCactcagcagcagagagactCTCTCCAGACTGTGTTGATGATGCCACCCACAAGAAAGGCCAGCCAACGGTCATCGAAGTGGCGCTGCCACCAGAACAGAATGGAAATCCTGTCCGTCAGAGGGGCTTCGTTTCACACGTGGACCCTGAAAAACGCGTGCAGAGGAAGAATACGCTGGCAAAGGTGGAGAAGTGGGTCAAAGTTCAAAAAGGGGACCCACCAAAGAG tgCTCCCTGTGCCGAGTACGACCTCCCTCGGCGGACTCCTCCATTAAAGCCCAAAGCCTGTACAGAGGCAGATGCCGCCTATCAGTCGTTGCCAAAGTCTCCCCGTCTCCCGTCTGGCTGCGCATCTCCTCCAGCATCATGCAAATTGCCTAGTGACTACAAGTACGCCCACGACCGGCTCAGCCACTTCCGCATGTCCACCGACGAGCGCATGGCCACCAAGGAGGGGATGGTGTGGCAGCTGTACGAgtggcagcagcggcagcagttCCGTCATGGCAGCCCCACCGCGCCTATCTACACCGGCCCCAACTTCACGGACTCCTCATCTTTCAGGGTGACTGGGGAGATGCCCCGATCCAtctccgtccccccgtccccgtgTGAAGTTCCGCCGTCGGTCCCCGCCTCCTTCAAGCCCTTGTCCCCTCGCCGGCCGCACACTCCTTCAGACAGACGCACCATCCGGCCCCTGGATGACGTGGCCCATGAGGACAGCACAAGATCCAGCTCTCCCGGACATATTTGTGCCCATCTTTCTCAG GCTTCCCAAATAGAGAGAAGGTCCATGCCCGCCATGGGctacatcacacacactgtcagtgCACCCAGCCTACATGGCAAAACG GCTGATGATACTTACATACAACTGAAGAAGGACCTGGAGTATCTAGATCTGAAG GTGAAATTAAGTCAATTGTGTGAACAGGACAAGATTCTACAGGAGCTGGAAGCCGGGATACGCTCTTTGAAGGAGGACAAG GACAAGCTAGAGTCGGTGCTGGACGTCtcccaccagcagatggagcagtACAGAGATCAGCCGGCCCATGCTGAGAAGATTGCCTATCAGCAGAAATTACTACAAGAGGATGTGGTGCACATCAGGGCTGAGATATCTCAAGTGTCCACA gagATGGAGAACGCGTGGAATGAGTACAGCCGACTGGAGAGAGACGTGGACTGGCTGAAGTCGGCCCTGCAGGGACAGATGAACCGCAGCGATCTCTCTCAG CAAGATAAAGTCCAGATCAGAAAGGAGCTGTGGAGGATTGAGGATGTTATTGCAGGCCTCAGCACCAGTAAAGCCAACTACAAAGTCACCATCTCCTCTCTCACCAACCCAG AGAGGAAGTTTGTGCCTTCAGTGTCGGCGTCGTCAGTGCCTTCTGTGCCCGGGAGCCCGTCTGCTGTGGAGATGAGACTGtcgcagcatcagcagcatcagcagcatcagcagcacagCCCTCACCTCAGCCCCAGCGGCCACAGCGCCGCCCGCTCCTCCAGCCCCAGCCAGCAGCCCTCCCATCACTGGGTGGATGCAGCCATCTCTAGTGGTCTTCAATGG GGTGGGGAAGATGTGCCACCTAGACCTCCTCTACCTCAGCTTTACAATCCCGATGAGCATCCCCCTGCTGTGCCCCCGTTGCCCCGGGAGACCACAGTCATCAGACACACTTCTGTACGCGGCCTAAAGCGACAGTCGGACGAACGCAAAAGGGACAGAGAGGTTGGCCAGTTCACTAATGGAGACAGTAAG GTGGAGTTCAGGCCTTTCCTGAGTGATCCGGAGCTTATGGGGGCTGGAGATGGCGCCAGCCACATCAGTATAGCCACATCTGGACATGATGGTTACCAGACATTACCTAGCAGAG GAGTGGCTGGCTCCTCGCTGAGGCTGAATCAGTCCTCGGGCGTCTCCTCGTATGTGACCCTCCGGAGAGCAGCCTCAGCTGCCGGCATGAAG gAGAGACCAAAAAGTGCCTTGGAGCGTCTGTACTCTGGGGACtcggtgcagcagcagagggggaAGATGAGTGCTGACGAGCAgctggagaggatgaagaggcACCAGAAGGCCCTCGTTCGCCAGCGCAAACGCACCCTGAGCCAGGGAGACCGCCACGCCTCTCCCTCGTCGCGcacttcttcatcctcctcgcGCCCGCTTTCCGCAGACCTGGGATCA tggaAGAGGGAGCAGGAGTTTGACCTGCAGTTGCTGGAGAGGGCTGTTCAAGGTGAGGAGGCGCAGGTAGTGAGGAGCGTTCAGGGGGAGGAAACGGCTCCCGAGCACAGAGAGAGGCCTCGCTCCCGCTCTGACGAATGGCTGACCCTGCGCTCCACCACACCCTCCTCCCACGAGGTTGACTTGGAGCCATTGGACTTTGACCTGGACCTTAACAAAGAG CTTTCCAAGCCTCAGAAGGTGTTGATCCCGGAGCGCTACGTGGATTCAGAGCCCGAGGAGCCTCTCAGTCCGCAGGAGCTGGAGGATCGGCACCGTAAGGTGGAGCGCATCAAGAGCATCTTGGCAAAGTCCAG TGTGCAAAACCTAGCACCCGGAGTGACTTTGGACAAGCCAGAGGTCGGGCTCGTGGCACTCGACTCTGCTctgcaggagcaggagaggatcATCACCATGTCCTACGCTCTCGCCTCGGAAGCTTCGCTCAAGAGCAAATTAGTCACAG TTCTACCACAGGCTAACatccccgctcctcctcctcctcctcctcctcccccgcctccccctcttcctcctcttccccccgtTTCTCTggcacctccctctcctctaaGCAACGGAATCCACTACACGTTTGTCTAA
- the plekha7b gene encoding pleckstrin homology domain-containing family A member 7 isoform X13 codes for MAAPLGRDTLPDHWSYGVCGDGRVFFINDKSHSTTWLHPHTGEPVNSGHMIRSDLPRGWEEGFTDEGASYFINHSLRATSFRHPVTGQISPENTEYTLQDRIEARMSKSAANQRSPSMVTESSKAVTSAAADAHSGTKGCRGAGKVHSFGKRDHAIKRNLNIPVVVRGWLYKQDSSGMRLWKRKWFVLSDYCLFYYKDSREETVLGSIPLPSYVIAPVEPDDHINRKYAFKASHTGMRSYIYNKNSVIGSQAEHCGMRTYFFSADTQEDMNGWIRAMNQAALMQQSHTIKRAAENPKEAAQQTLPQTNHVHVNQNACQSESLSRAEKPPYNGIQLAHREEVRYGLEIEGKPNHSAAERLSPDCVDDATHKKGQPTVIEVALPPEQNGNPVRQRGFVSHVDPEKRVQRKNTLAKVEKWVKVQKGDPPKSAPCAEYDLPRRTPPLKPKACTEADAAYQSLPKSPRLPSGCASPPASCKLPSDYKYAHDRLSHFRMSTDERMATKEGMVWQLYEWQQRQQFRHGSPTAPIYTGPNFTDSSSFRVTGEMPRSISVPPSPCEVPPSVPASFKPLSPRRPHTPSDRRTIRPLDDVAHEDSTRSSSPGHICAHLSQASQIERRSMPAMGYITHTVSAPSLHGKTVTGRDSLKTERPAKPVKIAESDADVKLSQLCEQDKILQELEAGIRSLKEDKDKLESVLDVSHQQMEQYRDQPAHAEKIAYQQKLLQEDVVHIRAEISQVSTEMENAWNEYSRLERDVDWLKSALQGQMNRSDLSQQDKVQIRKELWRIEDVIAGLSTSKANYKVTISSLTNPERKFVPSVSASSVPSVPGSPSAVEMRLSQHQQHQQHQQHSPHLSPSGHSAARSSSPSQQPSHHWVDAAISSGLQWGGEDVPPRPPLPQLYNPDEHPPAVPPLPRETTVIRHTSVRGLKRQSDERKRDREVGQFTNGDSKVEFRPFLSDPELMGAGDGASHISIATSGHDGYQTLPSRGVAGSSLRLNQSSGVSSYVTLRRAASAAGMKERPKSALERLYSGDSVQQQRGKMSADEQLERMKRHQKALVRQRKRTLSQGDRHASPSSRTSSSSSRPLSADLGSWKREQEFDLQLLERAVQGEEAQVVRSVQGEETAPEHRERPRSRSDEWLTLRSTTPSSHEVDLEPLDFDLDLNKELSKPQKVLIPERYVDSEPEEPLSPQELEDRHRKVERIKSILAKSSVQNLAPGVTLDKPEVGLVALDSALQEQERIITMSYALASEASLKSKLVTVLPQANIPAPPPPPPPPPPPPLPPLPPVSLAPPSPLSNGIHYTFV; via the exons CCACAGCCTGAGGGCTACATCATTTCGACACCCTGTGACCGGACAAATATCCCCAGAAAATACGGAATACACACTACAAGACAG GATAGAAGCTCGCATGTCCAAGTCAGCGGCCAATCAGAGATCCCCGAGCATGGTCACAGAGTCCTCTAAGGCTGTGACCTCAGCTGCAGCAGATGCCCACTCAGGGACAAAG GGATGCAGAGGTGCAGGGAAAGTGCACAGTTTTGGCAAGAGGGATCATGCTATTAAAAGGAACCTCAATATCCCAGTGGTGGTGAGAGGCTGGCTCTATAAACAG GACAGCTCCGGAATGCGACTGTGGAAAAGGAAGTGGTTTGTTTTGTCAGACTACTGCTTGTTTTACTACAAAG ACAGCCGAGAGGAGACAGTGCTCGGTAGCATCCCTCTGCCCAGTTATGTCATTGCACCAGTTGAGCCCGATGACCACATAAACCGCAAATACGCTTTCAAG GCGAGCCACACAGGGATGCGCTCCTACATTTACAATAAGAACTCTGTGATTGGCTCTCAGGCAGAACACTGCGGGATGCGGACATATTTCTTTAGTGCGGACACACAGGAGGACATGAATGGCTGGATCCGGGCCATGAACCAGGCTGCGCTGATGCAGCAGAGTCACACTATAAAGAG GGCGGCGGAGAATCCAAAGGAGGCTGCGCAGCAGACTCTCCCACAGACCAACCATGTCCACGTCAACCAGAACGCATGTCAATCAGAAAGCCTTAGCAGGGCGGAAAAACCTCCGTATAATGGTATCCAACTGGCCCATAGGGAGGAGGTGAGGTATGGATTAGAGATCGAAGGGAAACCCAACCactcagcagcagagagactCTCTCCAGACTGTGTTGATGATGCCACCCACAAGAAAGGCCAGCCAACGGTCATCGAAGTGGCGCTGCCACCAGAACAGAATGGAAATCCTGTCCGTCAGAGGGGCTTCGTTTCACACGTGGACCCTGAAAAACGCGTGCAGAGGAAGAATACGCTGGCAAAGGTGGAGAAGTGGGTCAAAGTTCAAAAAGGGGACCCACCAAAGAG tgCTCCCTGTGCCGAGTACGACCTCCCTCGGCGGACTCCTCCATTAAAGCCCAAAGCCTGTACAGAGGCAGATGCCGCCTATCAGTCGTTGCCAAAGTCTCCCCGTCTCCCGTCTGGCTGCGCATCTCCTCCAGCATCATGCAAATTGCCTAGTGACTACAAGTACGCCCACGACCGGCTCAGCCACTTCCGCATGTCCACCGACGAGCGCATGGCCACCAAGGAGGGGATGGTGTGGCAGCTGTACGAgtggcagcagcggcagcagttCCGTCATGGCAGCCCCACCGCGCCTATCTACACCGGCCCCAACTTCACGGACTCCTCATCTTTCAGGGTGACTGGGGAGATGCCCCGATCCAtctccgtccccccgtccccgtgTGAAGTTCCGCCGTCGGTCCCCGCCTCCTTCAAGCCCTTGTCCCCTCGCCGGCCGCACACTCCTTCAGACAGACGCACCATCCGGCCCCTGGATGACGTGGCCCATGAGGACAGCACAAGATCCAGCTCTCCCGGACATATTTGTGCCCATCTTTCTCAG GCTTCCCAAATAGAGAGAAGGTCCATGCCCGCCATGGGctacatcacacacactgtcagtgCACCCAGCCTACATGGCAAAACG GTTACTGGACGTGacagtttaaaaacagaaagacCAGCAAAGCCCGTCAAAATAGCAGAAAGTGATGCTGAT GTGAAATTAAGTCAATTGTGTGAACAGGACAAGATTCTACAGGAGCTGGAAGCCGGGATACGCTCTTTGAAGGAGGACAAG GACAAGCTAGAGTCGGTGCTGGACGTCtcccaccagcagatggagcagtACAGAGATCAGCCGGCCCATGCTGAGAAGATTGCCTATCAGCAGAAATTACTACAAGAGGATGTGGTGCACATCAGGGCTGAGATATCTCAAGTGTCCACA gagATGGAGAACGCGTGGAATGAGTACAGCCGACTGGAGAGAGACGTGGACTGGCTGAAGTCGGCCCTGCAGGGACAGATGAACCGCAGCGATCTCTCTCAG CAAGATAAAGTCCAGATCAGAAAGGAGCTGTGGAGGATTGAGGATGTTATTGCAGGCCTCAGCACCAGTAAAGCCAACTACAAAGTCACCATCTCCTCTCTCACCAACCCAG AGAGGAAGTTTGTGCCTTCAGTGTCGGCGTCGTCAGTGCCTTCTGTGCCCGGGAGCCCGTCTGCTGTGGAGATGAGACTGtcgcagcatcagcagcatcagcagcatcagcagcacagCCCTCACCTCAGCCCCAGCGGCCACAGCGCCGCCCGCTCCTCCAGCCCCAGCCAGCAGCCCTCCCATCACTGGGTGGATGCAGCCATCTCTAGTGGTCTTCAATGG GGTGGGGAAGATGTGCCACCTAGACCTCCTCTACCTCAGCTTTACAATCCCGATGAGCATCCCCCTGCTGTGCCCCCGTTGCCCCGGGAGACCACAGTCATCAGACACACTTCTGTACGCGGCCTAAAGCGACAGTCGGACGAACGCAAAAGGGACAGAGAGGTTGGCCAGTTCACTAATGGAGACAGTAAG GTGGAGTTCAGGCCTTTCCTGAGTGATCCGGAGCTTATGGGGGCTGGAGATGGCGCCAGCCACATCAGTATAGCCACATCTGGACATGATGGTTACCAGACATTACCTAGCAGAG GAGTGGCTGGCTCCTCGCTGAGGCTGAATCAGTCCTCGGGCGTCTCCTCGTATGTGACCCTCCGGAGAGCAGCCTCAGCTGCCGGCATGAAG gAGAGACCAAAAAGTGCCTTGGAGCGTCTGTACTCTGGGGACtcggtgcagcagcagagggggaAGATGAGTGCTGACGAGCAgctggagaggatgaagaggcACCAGAAGGCCCTCGTTCGCCAGCGCAAACGCACCCTGAGCCAGGGAGACCGCCACGCCTCTCCCTCGTCGCGcacttcttcatcctcctcgcGCCCGCTTTCCGCAGACCTGGGATCA tggaAGAGGGAGCAGGAGTTTGACCTGCAGTTGCTGGAGAGGGCTGTTCAAGGTGAGGAGGCGCAGGTAGTGAGGAGCGTTCAGGGGGAGGAAACGGCTCCCGAGCACAGAGAGAGGCCTCGCTCCCGCTCTGACGAATGGCTGACCCTGCGCTCCACCACACCCTCCTCCCACGAGGTTGACTTGGAGCCATTGGACTTTGACCTGGACCTTAACAAAGAG CTTTCCAAGCCTCAGAAGGTGTTGATCCCGGAGCGCTACGTGGATTCAGAGCCCGAGGAGCCTCTCAGTCCGCAGGAGCTGGAGGATCGGCACCGTAAGGTGGAGCGCATCAAGAGCATCTTGGCAAAGTCCAG TGTGCAAAACCTAGCACCCGGAGTGACTTTGGACAAGCCAGAGGTCGGGCTCGTGGCACTCGACTCTGCTctgcaggagcaggagaggatcATCACCATGTCCTACGCTCTCGCCTCGGAAGCTTCGCTCAAGAGCAAATTAGTCACAG TTCTACCACAGGCTAACatccccgctcctcctcctcctcctcctcctcccccgcctccccctcttcctcctcttccccccgtTTCTCTggcacctccctctcctctaaGCAACGGAATCCACTACACGTTTGTCTAA